One Brassica napus cultivar Da-Ae chromosome C2, Da-Ae, whole genome shotgun sequence DNA window includes the following coding sequences:
- the LOC106427341 gene encoding rho GTPase-activating protein 1 isoform X2, with protein MTEVLHFPSSPSASSSSSPSPSNATLLITSDHRRRSPVPPGFPQDVDFHRSIEQQQHQDLEDLRRSVAADDGEDGEGQQISLLALLVAIFRRSLVACKSNRRELCSMEIGWPTNVRHVAHVTFDRFNGFLGLPVEFEPEVPRRAPSASATVFGVSTESMQLSYDSRGNCVPTILLLMQNCLYGQGGLLAEGIFRLTAENSEEEAVREQLNRGFIPERIDVHCLAGLIKAWFRELPTSVLDVLSPEQVMQCQTEEEYVELVRLLPPTEASLLDWAINLMADVVQYEHVNKMNSRNIAMVFAPNMTQVMNFLKMLIEKTLRERQDSVVEQAHVVPLEPSDESSGHQSPSQSLAFDPTEQSEETQSEYIEDAENQSPSSSEISDESTFENNARRTGRVSYSETERKSSVQVMALAPPAQWPVGRTKGLTNLSRVGSRVERTEAWR; from the exons ATGACTGAAGTCCTTCACTTTCCTTCATCTCCAAGCGCCTCTTCGTCTTCCTCACCTTCCCCATCCAATGCCACTCTCCTCATCACCTCCGACCATCGCCGTAGAAGCCCAGTTCCTCCCGGATTCCCCCAAGATGTTGACTTTCACCGCTCAATCGAACAACAACAGCATCAAGATTTGGAAGATTTGAGACGGAGCGTCGCCGCCGACGACGGAGAAGACGGGGAAGGTCAGCAGATATCTCTGCTGGCGCTCCTGGTCGCCATTTTCAGGAGATCTCTTGTTGCTTGCAAGAGCAACCGGAGGGAGCTCTGTAGCATGGAGATCGGTTGGCCCACCAATGTCCGACACGTGGCGCACGTGACTTTCGATCGGTTCAACGGCTTCTTGGGCTTGCCCGTTGAGTTCGAGCCTGAGGTTCCCAGGCGAGCTCCTAGCGCCAG TGCAACAGTCTTTGGGGTATCAACGGAATCAATGCAGTTATCGTATGATTCAAGAGGCAATTGTGTACCAACCATACTCTTGTTGATGCAAAACTGCTTATATGGTCAAGGAGGCTTGCTGGCAGAGGGAATTTTTAGACTCACTGCTGAGAATAGTGAGGAAGAGGCAGTAAGAGAGCAACTAAACCGAGGGTTTATACCTGAGAGAATCGATGTTCACTGCTTGGCAGGGCTTATCAAG GCATGGTTTAGAGAACTCCCTACAAGCGTTCTTGATGTGTTGTCCCCTGAACAAGTCATGCAATGCCAAACGGAAGAGGAATATGTCGAGCTCGTTAGGCTTCTTCCCCCTACTGAAGCTTCTCTGCTTGATTGGGCCATCAATCTAATGGCTGACGTTGTTCAGTATGAGCATGTTAACAAGATGAACTCACGCAACATCGCTATGGTTTTTGCTCCTAATATGACTCAG GTGATGAACTTCCTCAAGATGCTGATAGAAAAAACTCTAAGGGAAAGGCAAGACTCTGTAGTAGAGCAAGCTCACGTTGTACCTTTAGAACCTTCTGATGAGAGCAGCGGTCACCAAAGCCCTTCGCAGTCTTTGGCTTTTGATCCTACTGAACAGAGTGAAGAGACGCAATCAGAGTACATTGAAGATGCAGAGAATCAGAGTCCAAGCAGCAGTGAGATATCAGATGAATCAACCTTTGAGAACAATGCCAGGAGAACCGGGAGAGTTAGTTACTCGGAAACAGAGAGAAAAAGTAGTGTGCAAGTGATGGCTCTGGCTCCTCCAGCTCAGTGGCCTGTGGGTAGAACGAAAGGATTGACCAACTTGAGCCGTGTAGGTTCGAGGGTAGAGCGTACTGAAGCTTGGCGGTGA
- the LOC106427341 gene encoding rho GTPase-activating protein 1 isoform X1 — translation MTEVLHFPSSPSASSSSSPSPSNATLLITSDHRRRSPVPPGFPQDVDFHRSIEQQQHQDLEDLRRSVAADDGEDGEGQQISLLALLVAIFRRSLVACKSNRRELCSMEIGWPTNVRHVAHVTFDRFNGFLGLPVEFEPEVPRRAPSASATVFGVSTESMQLSYDSRGNCVPTILLLMQNCLYGQGGLLAEGIFRLTAENSEEEAVREQLNRGFIPERIDVHCLAGLIKAWFRELPTSVLDVLSPEQVMQCQTEEEYVELVRLLPPTEASLLDWAINLMADVVQYEHVNKMNSRNIAMVFAPNMTQMDDPLTALMYAVQVMNFLKMLIEKTLRERQDSVVEQAHVVPLEPSDESSGHQSPSQSLAFDPTEQSEETQSEYIEDAENQSPSSSEISDESTFENNARRTGRVSYSETERKSSVQVMALAPPAQWPVGRTKGLTNLSRVGSRVERTEAWR, via the exons ATGACTGAAGTCCTTCACTTTCCTTCATCTCCAAGCGCCTCTTCGTCTTCCTCACCTTCCCCATCCAATGCCACTCTCCTCATCACCTCCGACCATCGCCGTAGAAGCCCAGTTCCTCCCGGATTCCCCCAAGATGTTGACTTTCACCGCTCAATCGAACAACAACAGCATCAAGATTTGGAAGATTTGAGACGGAGCGTCGCCGCCGACGACGGAGAAGACGGGGAAGGTCAGCAGATATCTCTGCTGGCGCTCCTGGTCGCCATTTTCAGGAGATCTCTTGTTGCTTGCAAGAGCAACCGGAGGGAGCTCTGTAGCATGGAGATCGGTTGGCCCACCAATGTCCGACACGTGGCGCACGTGACTTTCGATCGGTTCAACGGCTTCTTGGGCTTGCCCGTTGAGTTCGAGCCTGAGGTTCCCAGGCGAGCTCCTAGCGCCAG TGCAACAGTCTTTGGGGTATCAACGGAATCAATGCAGTTATCGTATGATTCAAGAGGCAATTGTGTACCAACCATACTCTTGTTGATGCAAAACTGCTTATATGGTCAAGGAGGCTTGCTGGCAGAGGGAATTTTTAGACTCACTGCTGAGAATAGTGAGGAAGAGGCAGTAAGAGAGCAACTAAACCGAGGGTTTATACCTGAGAGAATCGATGTTCACTGCTTGGCAGGGCTTATCAAG GCATGGTTTAGAGAACTCCCTACAAGCGTTCTTGATGTGTTGTCCCCTGAACAAGTCATGCAATGCCAAACGGAAGAGGAATATGTCGAGCTCGTTAGGCTTCTTCCCCCTACTGAAGCTTCTCTGCTTGATTGGGCCATCAATCTAATGGCTGACGTTGTTCAGTATGAGCATGTTAACAAGATGAACTCACGCAACATCGCTATGGTTTTTGCTCCTAATATGACTCAG ATGGATGATCCATTGACAGCGCTGATGTACGCGGTTCAGGTGATGAACTTCCTCAAGATGCTGATAGAAAAAACTCTAAGGGAAAGGCAAGACTCTGTAGTAGAGCAAGCTCACGTTGTACCTTTAGAACCTTCTGATGAGAGCAGCGGTCACCAAAGCCCTTCGCAGTCTTTGGCTTTTGATCCTACTGAACAGAGTGAAGAGACGCAATCAGAGTACATTGAAGATGCAGAGAATCAGAGTCCAAGCAGCAGTGAGATATCAGATGAATCAACCTTTGAGAACAATGCCAGGAGAACCGGGAGAGTTAGTTACTCGGAAACAGAGAGAAAAAGTAGTGTGCAAGTGATGGCTCTGGCTCCTCCAGCTCAGTGGCCTGTGGGTAGAACGAAAGGATTGACCAACTTGAGCCGTGTAGGTTCGAGGGTAGAGCGTACTGAAGCTTGGCGGTGA